In a genomic window of Lathamus discolor isolate bLatDis1 chromosome 4, bLatDis1.hap1, whole genome shotgun sequence:
- the CD96 gene encoding LOW QUALITY PROTEIN: T-cell surface protein tactile (The sequence of the model RefSeq protein was modified relative to this genomic sequence to represent the inferred CDS: deleted 1 base in 1 codon), whose translation MQDRQNSGKMSADMKGLPFFILGEGHCKERAKRATYLPKHHRVRMGKRCLFSLLCLLLVASIAGHPEDVITATEVVHALPGTDVTLICSFPKPHATYIIQTQWSKTDDTQLTRIAVYHPVYGTHYFTFPEASYNFSVSFSTRNCCSWDETEALCSPHPNAKSECSRWALHLKNVTISLSGQYECSFATYPYGTKAAKIQLIVKAEEEQHDVKEVWLNQTLEIPCLGDTAPESLSRYPLKWLVEQNGTKEELVTKEPSCRAVYKNSSMLYGQRVHLGLNNALKIFPIKVTDNGKVFSCHVVSHPERVQKSSTTVRVFAYPEISVGLQEGAAGTAEKPNVTCVMRKVFPKPSLVWYVDRESLTEQPGGISVEQEDSQDSEGFYQLRSTLVFQGTHQRSKTFLCVCLFSFLGNGTRNISSKEVFVSFDNKPNEASSKAFPTMASEEHPLTSFASPDLRSQASLPPASMTQAGAPISTAETKTPTSSTAFNERLTTAYLNDSITESPQSLRNATRFSKNTTRAYRNQSFSTTDQPISVTRGEDFFTTSSLLNTTGGVMNTKASHFPWPTVVAVLLLSCSFLIALGIRKWCQYQKEIMDRPPSFKPPPPPIKYACMVESEGTPPSCHELENL comes from the exons gccATCCCGAAGATGTCATTACAGCAACAGAAGTGGTCCACGCTTTGCCAGGTACTGACGTGACCCTGATATGCAGCTTCCCCAAACCACATGCCACCTACATCATACAGACACAGTGGTCCAAGACTGACGACACACAGCTTACCAGAATAGCTGTTTATCACCCTGTTTATGGCACCCATTATTTCACCTTTCCCGAGGCTTCTTACAACTTCTCGGTGTCCTTCAGCACGaggaactgctgcagctgggatgaGACAGAGGCTTTGTGTTCTCCTCATCCAAATGCCAAGTCTGAATGCAGTCGGTGGGCTCTGCATCTGAAAAACGTTACCATTTCCCTTAGCGGGCAGTATGAGTGCAGTTTTGCTACTTACCCTTATGGGACAAAGGCTGCAAAAATCCAGCTTATTGTCAAGGCAGAAG AGGAGCAGCACGACGTGAAGGAAGTGTGGTTAAACCAGACTTTAGAAATTCCATGCCTTGGGGACACGGCCCCAGAAAGTTTGTCCCGTTATCCTTTGAAATGGCTCGTG GAGCAAAATGGCACGAAAGAGGAACTTGTAACCAAGGAGCCCTCCTGTCGCGCAGTGTACAAGAACAGCAGCATGCTCTATGGGCAGAGAGTCCACCTGGGTTTGAATAACGCTCTTAAGATTTTCCCCATCAAAGTCACAGACAATGGCAAGGTGTTTTCCTGCCATGTGGTGTCCCATCCGGAGAGAGTCCAGAAGAGCAGCACCACTGTGAGAGTATTCG ccTACCCCGAGATCTCTGTTGGCCTGCAggagggtgctgctggcaccgCAGAGAAG CCTAACGTGACCTGCGTCATGAGGAAGGTATTTCCCAAGCCAAGCCTTGTGTGGTACGTGGACAGAGAGAGCTTGACGGAGCAGCCTGGAG GAATTTCTGTTGAACAAGAAGACTCGCAAGACAGTGAAGGTTTCTATCAGCTGAGATCAACGCTGGTGTTTCAAGGGACCCACCAGAGATCTAAGACGTTCTTGTGTGtatgtctcttttccttccttgggAACGGAACACGGAATATTTCATCAAAAGAAGTATTTGTTTCCTTCG ACAATAAGCCTAATGAAGCCTCATCCAAAGCTTTCCCCACCATGGCTTCAGAAG AGCACCCGTTGACATCTTTCGCCTCTCcggatctcagaagtcaagcaagCTTGCCTCCTGCTTCCATGACACAAG CAGGAGCACCGATTTctacagcagaaacaaaaacccCTACCAGCTCCACAGCATTTAATGAGAGATTGACAACAGCAT ATTTGAATGATTCCATCACCGAATCCCCTCAAAGCCTCAGGAATGCCACGCGCTTCTCCAAGAACACAACCCGGGCGTACC GTAACCAGTCCTTCAGCACCACCGACCAGCCAATTTCAGTTACCAGAGGGGAAGATTTCTTTACTACCAGCAGTCTGCTCAATACTACTG GTGGTGTGATGAACACGAAAGCCAGTCACTTCCCCTGGCCAACAGTGGTAGCtgtcctgctcctctcctgcagctttCTGATAGCTTTGGGCATCAGGAAATGGTGTCAGTACCAAAAAGAGAT AATGGACAGACCTCCATCTTTCAAGCCACCGCCGCCTCCGATAAAGTATGCCTGCATGGTGGAATCTGAA GGGACCCCCCCATCCTGCCACGAGCTGGAAAACCTGTAA